The genomic interval ACGCCGGACGGCACGCACACCATGATCTGCGGCTTGAAGAGGCGGCTCGGGCCCGTGAGGACCTTGCGCACGAACGCCTGGAGCATCTTCTCGGTCAGGTCGTAGTCGGCGATGACGCCGTCGCGCATCGGACGGACCGCAACGATGTTGCCCGGCGTCCGGCCGAGCATCCGGTAGGCTTCCTCGCCGACGGCCTTCACTTCACCGGTGTCGCGGACCATCGCGATGACGGACGGCTCGCGCAACATGATGCCTTGGCCCTTCACATAGATGAGGACGGTCGCCGTGCCGAGGTCGACCCCCATCTCTTTTCCGAGTCTGAAGAACATACTCACTTCCGCTCCACGGCGCTTCCGGCTACCACGACGGCCAACGGGCCTCACCGCCACTGGGGCAAGAAAGCCCTTCGTCGCGGTGCGGTCCGCGAGGACGCCGTAGTCTCGCGGTGAGGCAGTATAACGCTACAGGTAGTGAGGTTTGGGCGGTTCGTCCGCGCCGCCCGCGGCCCCCGCCGCACCCCAGGCCAACGCGCTGGCTTCCGGTACCACGGGCGTCGCGGTGCCGTTCGCCGCGACGACGGTGCCGTACTCGAGGAGGGGGACGCCGGGATACGCGGTGGCCAACTCCGAGCGAGCGAGCTTGCGTGGCGCCTCCAGCTCCGCATAGCTCACCGCCCACGGCTGCGGGTCGCGGCGCTCCAGGAGCTGAGCGTAGGCGTTGCCGCGGCGCGCGTCGCTCGCGGCGACGACGCGCGCGCTGGGGGCCACCAACGCGGCCGGCATGGCGGCGAGGCTCGAGACCCCGACGCACCGGACGTCCCAGGCGCGGGCGATGCCGAGGGCGGTCGCCACGCCCACACGCACGCCCGTGTACGAGCCGGGCCCGACCCCGACGCCGACGGCGGCGAAGTCGCGCGCCGCGGCGCCGCTGGCGCGGAGCAAGGCCGCCAGCGCCTCGACGACGAGCGCAGCGTGCGCGCGGCCCACGTCGTCGGACGTGGCCGCCAGCGTGCCGCTTCCCGGGTCTACGACGGCGAGGGCCAGGTGCGTCGTCGAGCAGTCGATCCCGAGCAGCAGGGGGCCGCCGCCGCTCACGCTCCGGTACTCTCCTTCGCGGTGCCGGTCTGGTCGTCGCCGGTGCCGGTCCGTTCGTGCGTGGGGCCGTGCGTCCGCAACCAGCGCGCCTGGCGCGACGGTCCCGCCGTGCCCGGCGCGGCGGGCGCGAACGAGAAGGCCAGCTGCCACGCTTCCGGGTAGGCCTCCAGCAGCCCCTCGCCCCACTCGACCACGACGAGGCGTGCCCGGGAGCCGTAGTCGTCGAGCATGGCGCCCGCCAGACCCGCGCCCCCGGCGAGCCGGTAGGCGTCCAGGTGGACGAGGGGACCTTCCGGCGATGGGTACTCGTGCACCAGCGTGTAAGTAGGGCTCGTCACGGGCGCCGCAACGCCCAGGTGAGAGGCGAGCGCCTGGGTGAACGTCGTCTTCCCGGAACCGAGCGGCCCTGAGAGCACGAGCAGCGCGCCGGGCGGCAGCGCCGCCAGCGC from Trueperaceae bacterium carries:
- the tsaE gene encoding tRNA (adenosine(37)-N6)-threonylcarbamoyltransferase complex ATPase subunit type 1 TsaE; the encoded protein is MSGGAEAERPIPLTTLGDTERLAGEALAALPPGALLVLSGPLGSGKTTFTQALASHLGVAAPVTSPTYTLVHEYPSPEGPLVHLDAYRLAGGAGLAGAMLDDYGSRARLVVVEWGEGLLEAYPEAWQLAFSFAPAAPGTAGPSRQARWLRTHGPTHERTGTGDDQTGTAKESTGA
- the tsaB gene encoding tRNA (adenosine(37)-N6)-threonylcarbamoyltransferase complex dimerization subunit type 1 TsaB; protein product: MSGGGPLLLGIDCSTTHLALAVVDPGSGTLAATSDDVGRAHAALVVEALAALLRASGAAARDFAAVGVGVGPGSYTGVRVGVATALGIARAWDVRCVGVSSLAAMPAALVAPSARVVAASDARRGNAYAQLLERRDPQPWAVSYAELEAPRKLARSELATAYPGVPLLEYGTVVAANGTATPVVPEASALAWGAAGAAGGADEPPKPHYL